From the Caloenas nicobarica isolate bCalNic1 chromosome 2, bCalNic1.hap1, whole genome shotgun sequence genome, the window AACTCCAATTCGGATTACACACAACGGAAGATACATTCACAGAAGCAAAAAGGTTCTGTATTCATTGCAGAACGAGTTTTAAGAGATTCTTTGGGAGGCCCACCAGTAGAATACAGTGATAGAAAAAACTACACATGTAAGAAATGCCCTTAAGGTTGGGATCCCTTCAGGCTGATGCACGGCTGAATGTTGGTCTGTAGGTACAGTACACCAGCAATCAGACAGGCCAAGGCCAGCTGCTGTCCTGACCCACACTGGTGATGTGTGGCGATGTTTCAGCCCTTTTCCCAGCcccatttctgctgtgtttcaaCTTCATAGACCGTTTGGCTTCCACAAGCTTTTCCAGAGCACACAGAAGCTGTCTTCTGGCATATAATTTATATTCCTCACTCCGTGATGTGGATTACTAGAAGTTCTGGTTTTGCTATGTGCCAAGTTTTAGTACAGAAATAGGCTGATAATAACTAGTTCTCTTTGTTCAGTCGTGCTCAGCCACTTCCCCTCACTCTGTGCCTCCTGCAAGAAGTTTAAGGCTAAAGAGCGTGAAAGTTACCTTCTTTTCCCCATATATATTTACAATCTGTAGACCTGCTCAGACTGAAAAGCAACAACCTATGGTGTATTGCAGATCTTTTAAGAGGTGTCTAGGGAAGTTTCATTTAGTCTCATAGAGATCATTTAACGGAAGAACTATTTGTACATTCATGAAGGATTTACTTGCTGTTGTACAATACACTTACATATACTCAGTATccattttgcaaaatgtcaCGATAAGCTAGTACATAGTTTTATCACAGAATGATCTGGTTTAGATAAattcagttgatttttttttttaatatcaaatcACCTGTTCTTCAAGTAGTGCAAAAAAGCACGATTAAGTCTTGAAAAGCTTTACAAAGAAGAgaacttgtatttcttttcacaaaTGACAGAATGCCACATCAAAGCGCTCACTCAACTAGGCCATCAAGTTGGGTTGTTTGAAGAAGAGAGGCTCTTTTCACAAGGCGCACAAGAAAACCCCTAGCTTTAAAAAaccataaaaccaaaaaaggcaCAATAAATTGCTCTCCAGCCCTCCATGTATTTTGTACTGcattaaatgcttttttatcCTTTACATAATTATTTGTATAGCTACAACTTGCctcacattttgaaaatgcacaAGGAGGTATGTCAGGGTCTCTGTCTGGAAAACACCATCTTAAGAGTGCATAAGCACTagttatttgcttttgttaataGTTGGGTTTCCAGCTGATACATGATGATATTTAGGAGCCCATGATCGTATCGGATTTCCAAAGTAAGCAAATAATGTTATTCTGCAATCTCAGAACAGGGCAAAGATGAGGACTTCTGCTCCATAATACGGATGCAGTGCAAGAGGAGCTAAGTGCAAAGTCATGATTGCTCAGAAATTTGCAGAGTGCTACATCTTGGCACTACTGCTGTTTTTCACATATACTGATGCTGCCTACGCAAGGATGGCTAGCTCATCAAGAGTTCAAGATGTTCTTATAAAGGAGAATAAAGGTATTAAGAGAAACCTAAGAAGGAACGGAGTTCATTTTCAGCATAACAAGGAGGACAGGAAACAACCACAAAAAGGAAGCACTAATGCACTGACTCTGCCCTGCCaatcctctcttcctctctatTTCAGTACTTTCCAAGGTCACAGCTCCACCACCTGCCTCAGTTCCTTTTGCAACTCCCTCCAAAAATCACTTTGCAGTGCAAGAATGAAGACACGCGTGTGATGTTTGACGCATGGAATATGTGGAAATGGTCTGATGCAGAAGAAATCATCCCACCACATCTGAGAAGTCCCTAAGctaaaacaacacaaaaaagtGAAGCCATGATGAAGAAGCCACATAAGAGTTTAAGAATAAAATTGCACCTGCATATTCAGAATTTGTTCAGATATGTATGAGGCTCATCGATTCTTATTTCCAGAAAAGAACTTGGGCATCTAAAACTTTCTGAAGTTCAGACTTGTGCAGTCTTAAAAGTAGACACCACCTGAGTAGTCACATAACCCTGGGACCTGAATTCACTGGTTGAATCCCAGATGAACTTGGTCCTCATGAAAGCAAAAAATTCAAAGTTTTTTAATCTCCTGTTTAAGTACAATTAAGATCTTGAGGTTTCTAATTTCCTGTAAAATCTTGAACAGTACTAATTCTTCTAATTCTTcacaggttttgtttggttggttgggtttgtattttttttcttttttaaaccagCCGCTCCTGAATTTATAACCATATTTTGAATTTCCATTACCGTGATTCCCCACGAGAAGCACACCAAGAGCGTGGACTCCTCTGGCCCTGTTACATTTCCTCCCAGTGGCCCAGTTTCTGATAGAGAGTACTCAACACCCACCTAGCCACTCACTTGGGTAATTAGGACACACTTCTTCTGTGGTATTACATTCCTGAAGCCAGAGGAGAGCTATAAATCTGTGCTTGTCCTTGTCAAACGCAATAGTCTTAATATGAGTAGGGGAACACCATAGCCTTAAGGAAGATGAACCTGTTAAGTgagcagctgagctctgcaTCCAAAAGATAGAGACACATCTTCCAGGCTCTCTTGGTCTTACTGATGCTGAAGGGGAGGTATTTCAGACAGGCTGCTACTCCTAAACTCCAGCAAATCGAGATCCCAGAGTCCTGACAGCATCCTGAGCCGctgcccatctcctccccaGGCACTGCCCTGGGGGCCACAGCTCCCAGGTAGTGTGCTGGGAGCTGGATCCCTACATCTCTACAGAGACTGTGCTGCTGTCTTTAGCTGCTTAGTGGAGGAGTGCAGAAAAGATGAAGCCAGATGCAGAGGTGTGCATAGATGGGGTAAGAAGCAAAGGACAGAAGTTGCTAAACAGGAATTTTAACTACTGAAAACTTGAGTATTTGCTTAGACTAGGCAGATAAAAGGCAACACAGACAAGGCAACTAAAATACTCAGTGTCTGGAGCTGCTAAGGTAATCAACTCAAAGGTAAGGACTGTTTCACTGGACAAACTATGAACAAAGAATGCATGGACTATTTTACATTTAGACTCTAGTGATTAGTCACAATGCTAAACAACCATCGTAATTgacacagaaaagggaaaatttctACTCTCTCAAGGCACAAACACTGTACACACAAAGAGAAGGGGGAATTCTGCATGCCATTGACCTCAAAACCATACCCTGTCTCTTTACAAAAAAACTTGCAGAATCATTTTTACAGATTCCTTTCTTACAAGGAAGATAGACTAATTGATTGTTATGTATTCTTAAGATTTCATGTTCTGGGATAGTTACCAGGTGAACATGAAGAAACATCTTCCCTGACATTAAAAGAGCTTCAGTTTTACATTAACTaacatcagagaaaaaaaataaatgacctTTTACAGACAAAActtatttaaagattttaatgGAGACAGTCTGACTACATGCTTAGTTTCAGAACAATTCTTGCGCCCACCTTACCTAAAGGAATGAGAAAATGCCTGTAGTCTGCACAATGCCAGAGTAAGCattaaagagagaaaggaagttCTGAGAAATCTGAAGCAAAATATGTAACTGTGTAGCTGCACCTCAAAGTGTTTTCTCACTAGACTTCAAAAAGCAAGAAGGAGGTTAATGGCagcactttaaaacaaaagggCTGATTTTATTACACTGCTTTCCAATGCAGCAATATTCTGTTAGAATGTGTGAATTTTTAGTTGtctaataatgtaaaaataaattcgATCCACTATTCACAAGTTACAAGCAGAAATGAGTGGTTGTATATGTTCCAGTAGTAAAAATTACGTAATCAAAAAAAGAATTGTAAGCTAATCATATGATTGGATTGCCTACAGGAAGAGTTTTGCATGCAGGTCACAATAGTGCTAAAAATTACCACCAAACCTACCTAATTTGAAGGACTGTGTAATTCGACACAAAGTCAGAATATGTTGTATGCCaatatttaagaattaaaaagtGCCAATAGTCTATTAAAAAGGTAATAAAATCAAGCCACTGCTATGAGATAGAATAGAttacaaggaaataaaacacaccTGAAAGGAATCCATAcaagacagaaacaaaacaaacaaaaaaacaccccacaccaaacaacaaaaccaaaccacagttAAAGACACTAGTTGTTTAAATGTAGTATTCCACAAGCTGAGTAAGTTGGAGAACAGAAATGACAGTGCTATGTGCATCGCACAGAGGCAGGTGGGGACACTGCCACCTGCAATCCTACCCAAAAAATACTAGTAGCAGTAGAGGTAATGGCACACGTTGCTTCtcttgcatatttaaaatacacaccACAGAACTCTGCATCAGTGAGGACACACAAGCAGATTTTGCGAAAAAGTCGCTCAGCTCTCCTAGAACAGATGCTGAGGGTTCTCGATAGATTAATGTTTAGAAATGCTAGGTACTTTAACAGcataaatttatttcagtgatcATCTGCTTAAGTCAAAAATGCAACCACTCGGGAAAAGCTAAAGAAACCTACCTGACATCTTCAAACTTCTTGGTTATGACTGAACCAAcagatgaaaaagcagcagaagcctTCTGACCAGCCTGAGACAGAgtttctgatgttttcttgtATCTGTGTTCAAAAAAGATTAGGTCTGTAGTTGTTTTAATAGAACACATAGGGAACCTTTTAGTATATGTAAATTTGTATCAAACCCAGAGGTATACTTCAGCTTTGGGGTCAAATGAACGAGTTATTTAAAAGATTATTCTGAGCTATTGCAGGCCCTTCTGGCTACAGCATCTCTGACATCTCAGACTTCAGATCAGGTTCACCAACACGTACCTGCAACCTCACCCCCAGAACAGATGCTCTCTGCTATTGtaggacttaaaaaaaaccaaagccgaacaaacaaaaaagaaaccaccaccatgcacacacactgaaaaagaacagaGGTCTGGTTTTTGTGTCAAACGTAAAATCTTGTACCGAATGGCTTTCTCAATAAACTTCACCATAAAAAGCTTGAGGTACATCCTCTTACGTTCAGTGTAGGCATTAACTGCAGAAGGCAGTTCACTCTAGACCTTAAGGTAACAGTTGTGTTTGGCAAGAACATTAACTGTGACTTTGCACTCTTCCTGCATGAGCTCAGTTTTCAACAatttttcagcctggaaaagaagGCTATTCTGGTGGATTTAGGACACCTTGGTATCTCAGTAATGGTATCTCAGCTCTATTAGACAAAAAGTGTATTAGAATCGCCCATATTATGGTAAACCATTCTTATTTTGCATAAGATGATATGGCTAATAGTGGcccttcttgaaaaaaaactATGATGGTTTATCCAGATAAGTTTTAGTACAACTTGACTTTGTGATATCTACACTCATTTCACAAGAACAGAGGGTTTAGACATGAAACAAGAACTACATAGCTTTCACCTCAACAGCTGAGACAATCATCATGAACTGGTACATACGCTGTGGTTGATGTAACATCTTGCCAGCTTTTGGTAATGTTCTGCTTTAGTTCCTGTAATGAGTTAATTCCCAGCTTTCTCTTGATTTCTGCTAGATGCTTCTCTTTGGCAGCTAGCACTTGTGAGAGTGTCTGGATTTCCTCTTCCACCTGTGGCAGCAGAATTGATAAGAGGTAAGTTAGCAAGCCCATCCATTTGactatatatttattaaaatagctACTAGGCATCAGTAATGGGAGGCTAATACGTTTTTAACATTGCCTGACAATTGTTTCTAAATACTAAAAGGGAAATCCAACAGTCTACAAGAGTCTGTTAGTGAAAAAGTAACCTACCTGCAGCCAGTTCTATTACTGGAATGTGCACAAGGAAGCTGGTAACTAAAATACTGTACAGTTAGAGATCATTACCTTTAGACAACATTAGCCTATGGAAAGCTTGAAGATTAGTCAAACCTGGGACAATTGCCAAGCCTGTATTCTCCTTCCATGTCAGAGGAGATAACAATGTATGACCAGTATCAGGAAGCTCAGAGTATGTCTGACACATACACAAGTTTTGTCTCCTTGCTTGCATAGAAAGGTTCTTTTGCAGCTTAAGCCAGCAACTGCAGGCTGGATCCAGCCACAGGAGTGCCTTCCCCAGAGCAGGGGGGGCGGGAAATGGTGGCAGACTAAGCAATTTAaacaatgaataaataaattttaattaaaaaaaaaccccaaaaaccagcaCCTATTCAGCAGCTAGAAATCCATATTGTTTGTATACTTCCTTCTTTACACAGATGTCACTTAAGCCTCTCACAGAAGCATGACCAGATCTCAAAGGTATCACAACAGTTTTATGATGCCATTCTGTGGGCTACTCAGATGTGACAGAGGCACCAAGGCCATCTGTCCAACAGCCAAGGCACACACCCAGCCCTACTTCCTCATCCAGACCGTCTGGTCTTCCACCCTACTTCATGGTATCAGGCTGCCTGCTCATTTAAGCTGCTTGGAGGAAATACCAGTATCTTCAATGCATTTTTGGTTTGGATACCTGTCTGAAGTCCAGCATGACGCAGTCTAGCAGGACTGGATTTCCCCCACCATCCTCAGCTGATTGGTTTGGCATGAAATAATGCTCAGGACTATCAAAACCAGAACTGCATTAAATGTGCTTATTTCACAGTCAACCTTCACCTGCCAACCTTAGGCTTAAGTTACTGTCTTTTATCAGGGTCCTGAAGTCACATAGAGCTACAAAAGTTATAAGACTGGCGGTTCAATAAAGCTTGACTTTGACAACTTTTGAAATCCATGTATAAGACTTGAATATTTGACTGTTCTTTGAAGAGTGCTACTTTAACTCGCTCTTAAAAAGATTTCTGCTATATGAACTATGGACAAGAAGAGTTACATGGTTAGACATTAGCAAGACACAGATATTGCTACAAAGCATCCTGCATGAAAACAACAGCTTTAGTTACTACACACCAGTTGAGACAATATTTGGTTTTGGCTTCCAACCACGTTATCTTTGACAGCTTATTTACCCCCTTCACacttagggggaaaaaagggctAGCCATTTATGCATCTTGGTTTAAGATCTGTACTCTCAGCACTCCTAGCTTAATCCCCCGTAACTAGAACTGGATGttcttttctccttgaaaccctccctttccttccccccaaTACACAGGAGTGCCATACCCAGCCTTACACACTCCCATAATAAATGTGCAAAGCATTAACTGTATGTTCAAAGACAGTATTATCCCagattttcattctgaaaaccAGTTTAAGAGCTATTTGCAAGAGATTTACCTTAGCAAGCTCTTTTCTTAGCTCATCCTGTTCTTCTTCTGAGAGTGTTTCTGCCATACCAACTGTAGCAGCAGCATCCTCTCCAACCTCAGGTATGGAGTCACTTCTCAGCAGCCCTTGAGgtgaataaaacattaaaaatcagATCATCAACATGTCTGCCAGACAGCAGCTGATGTTAATACACACAGCCCTTTTGTACCAGTGCGCAAAGAAAACTGATGAGAAGTTACGCTCCCCAAGTACTACAGTGTACAGGAAACCAGAGGCATTTAGCCATCTGTTTTGTTCCACCAAGTTGCACTAAAACTCAATATAATTGCAACTGCTACTGTAACAGGAGACTGGAAACACATCCCAATACTCTGACAGAAACCAAGGCGCTGAATGCTTAGTCCCAAACAGTGGTTCCTACACAGGCTTCGACCAAGCGTCCGTGCCCTTTCCGCCCTCTCTTGCTCGCATGGCACAGAAACTCTGGAAGCGCTGCAGGTGTTcaagaggaaagcagaggctCCCTCCTGACTGCTGTCTGGATCGGACTTAAAAATGCCCATTCTCAGCATACTGGGAGCGGTCACGGCACCAAgcaagcacagcaacagcagagaaaacGGTTGCACTGCAAGTACAAACTCTTCCCCTGCACCTGCTCACCCTCTTTTCCTAGTACCTGGGACCACTGTTGCTAGAAACTTGCAGATATTGTGGAACTAGAAGTAAGTCGCTGCTGTTCAGTTTGTGGATATTAAGACAGATGAAGAGCTCAGAGGAGGAGCTTGGGAACAAAAGGCCACCAGTTCAGACAACGCAGTGGAGTGCTGAGAAGGGACTGATGAGGATGTGCATCCACTCACACTGCCGCCCCTTCCCCTTTCAAATCCAGAAACCAAAACTGCCAAACTCCTCTGTATGAATCCCAAACATTCCTATGGTCTTGCTCAACTTTCACTTTCTTCACAGCATCGGGGAATGGAAGGAGAAAGATATTAAGTCACTACGATGCACTAACTTTAAAGATTCATTTATTCTTAGTCTTTAGCACTTGCAGTAAGATCACTTTAAACACCTTTTAATACAACAAACAGATTTTCCAGCAAAAGATTTCCCATTTTGAATCTTTGTAGCTGACACGTAAACATACAGTTTGCCAGAATTAAGGAATCCTGTTCTAATTTGCAAAGAGATCAGTCTGCAGAGAGACTGCATGCTGGAATGGTTGTAGATTCCCAGAACTAATTATTCAAACGGTAAAATAGCTTTATAGAtagtaaaaattaaataaaaatctttaaatagaaggaaaaaaccccaggagGACTGTTTTTAAGGAGGGAgggtgtgtgtatgtatgtatatatatatacgtagAAATATATAATTCAGACAAGTTGAGGACATATTAAGTAATGTTCCCTTAGTAGTCACTACAGTAATTAACCAGATAAAATTCCATCCTCATTTCAGCAGCTTCTGATGGCACTGCATAATACCATTTGGTCTGGGAATCCAAAAACTCATTAATGTGCAAGGAGCCCACCACTATGATTTCATTGTTAAGTTTAATATCAAATAGCTACATCACAATCAGCTGAAaagtcaggggaaaaaagattcTGAGACTGTAATTAATTAGTTGTCGGTATTCTATGAAACATGCTCCTGGCAGCTGTCAAGCTTAAGAAAAGAGGCGGTCTTGTCCTTGATCAAGTTACTAAACTCAGGAAAAGCTCaattccacaattttttttccaaaacagtaTGTTTTCTGCCTGTATTTGTGTCTAGAACACTTGTCCCCTAGAAGCACACTCCTACACAGGCAGAACATTTGTACCTGGTTAAGTTAGCATGGAGTATGCCGACAAGGAAGCATACAGAAAGCAACTAACACCCtgttctgcatttatttatgaaatgtaTACCAGGTTTCTCCAGATATTTACATGTATCTTGTAGTTCCTGCAGGTTTCCAAATACACTATTTTCTGGCAGGAATCCAGGGCAGAAAAAACAGCTTGGATCTAATGCCCAAaccaaagcacagcactgcagcacCAAAAAAACTACTATGGCTCATGTCTCACAATcagataatttttgttttagacatcaatgtatttccttttcttaacaTCAAACAGTTAAGAATGCCATATCTTTTGGTCAAATTGCTATTTATCCTATTAATTATATATGCCTATACTGAAGGAAGGCTAACAatttaaactgcattttcccCTGACACTCTACGACCCCCAGTACATGAGTCTCCAAGTCCTGACCTTGTTCTCCATCTGCAGCCTCTTCAGGGACCACAGAGGTTGCTGTTGCAAAAGCCATTTCAGACCGTGCTGACTCCTGAGCATTAGCACATCCAGCCGAAAGTCTGTTCAATCTGGTTATGAAGAGTCAGCTGGATTATCTCACCAAAAATAGACCAAGTGAATCCGGCAGTAGAGAAACATGCTGGATTGTCTCCCACAGCAATACCTTCCGTTTTGGGAAGGTACCTTCTCTTTGGAAAACTGGTGTATGAAGGGAATTTGGGCTGCTTGTTGCCTACATTGAACTTAAAACACAATGCTAAGAAGCAAGGGAATGATCTCTCATCCTCTCCCCATTTCTAGATCTTTAGGAAGACAGGAAATCACTGCTACTCAGTCCTCCATACCTCACTCTGTATATCTCACCATGCCTTCCTCTCCTTGCCATCTGCCCCTCTCCCATTTATGACTATTTCTTTAGCTCCATTTGAAGTACGTGAACACCGCCCCTCTCATCCCCTATTACTGTTCACCTCTCTGCTTGCTTTGCTCCTATTTCTTGGTTCACTTCAATACTTGCAGGACACGGGGTTCACCAGGGCTATGGgacagctgtgctgtgcagccTGACCCAGAAGCGGTTGTCTACACAGATAACAACCCACAGGCTTTCACAATGATGTGGCTACAACCTAAATATACCATGTAAACTAGGGCTGACCAACAGCAAGATCCTGGCTTTGAGCAAGCTTTGTACGGAAGGGTGCACAGCCCACCTTGTATTTTTGTGGGATGTGGgcaaaaaaacagagaaatagcAGTTAGCCAATGGACAGAAATACTTTGGCTCAATCTGTTATTAAGAGAATGTTTCTCACTTGTGGTCTTCTCTGTTCACCAGCAGAACTTGTTATGTGCTTTCACTACGTCAGTTCTCTCACATCTTTAGAGCTGCAAAGGACTTTAAATCAAGTTGTTCAGTACTGTGATTGCTATAATCAAGTTGAGCCAAGCAATTCATGTCTCAAACTCTTAAACAGAGCAAAAATtgtgttgggaaaaaaaataggaaaattcaTCTAGTATTGTGAAAACTTACCTAGTTTTAGTTTTAAGGTCAGTTTTTAGGTGTCTATATTTCTAAGATTAATATATTATCCCAGCACTTTATTAGATCTACTTAAGTGAACCACATAAAGACATGAACCAGGTAGTTGATTAGGACTCCACAGATCACATTCAGGGAAACGGCACTTAAGTCTCTATAATTCTGCCAAAGTAGGCCAAGCATTAGAGTCACTCAATTTACACtcaggttttctgttttggggtttgctttggTTGGTTTCAAGCCAAGTTCATGCTGTATTTTAACCTGAAATTCCTACCTCTGTCTGGCCTGAATTCAGAGGTTTGCAGTAAACATTAACCGTTTAAGGAAGTACTGGTCATTTCAGATGCACAGCCTTTGGGATGGGGCAGGGTTGGCCTTCACAAGGGTTTATTCTGTGTCAGACATATTCCGTGTCAGACACTCACAATGAGCATATTTGGCAACCACTATACAGTTGgcaaagctaaagaaaaaaggtgCTTGTCAGAGTTCAGGAGAACAAGCTGTTACAAGATTATAAGGTCACTCCAACATTTGAGTAATGTACAGCGCTACAGaggatatttattttgcaatataTAAGAAAGATTGAATTGAAGTGCTTTCTCTGTGAAAAAGCCAAAGCAAGACATATTTCTTCAACGTGGGGGAGGAAGTTCTTGGGCTTCTCCCAAACACTAATCATATATTCATTCAAAgtgaataaagaagaaaaaaagcccagcaaAGGTTGGTGCTTATGGTGATGTCCCACCACCAGATTCAAAGGACTGCTCCCCCTGCTTTAGTAGAGGTGAGAGATGCAGTAATTGCAGAAGTGAAAACCAGGCCCTgttccccagaggtcccttGCTCATCTAGTTCACAAGGGGGGTTGTTTTAGTTCACACAGAGGTTCCCCAAAAGATGTACATTTATAAGATTTTCAAGAATGAGCCCAGCAAAAAAACAAGTCAGTATCTTTGTAACTTTGCTTCGTCACACCTGAAGCCAGGCTAAgctttctatatttttaattatgttgaCAGATCACACCCAGCGGGAAAAGTGGTAAAGCCAGACTGGGATGTGGCGGTAGGCATGGCTGTAGGTGTTCTGTACAACAGGTTACCAGCTACACATCAGCAGGGTTAAGCGTTAGATGCATGCCGCTACAGCGCCCAACAGCCGCTTCCCCAGGGGAGGGCAAGTACGTTAATTATCTGCAGACATAAGATTTACAGCAATCTAAATGCTAGGTGGAACAGAGGAAAGGTTTTAGAGAGTATCTTTGTTAATCAGTGATACTTTCAGTACTAAGGCAGGAGCAGACATTAGTATGACTTCAGAGCTCTGGACAGTATAAGTACGCAATTCCTACTTCCCTCCTCAAAATAAACCTAATAGTCAAACTAGGCCAACTGCCCTAACCTTGCAGAAGTTGCccttttgtttctaatttttttgttcGTTTCATTTTCCCTCAACCTGCCTTTCCACTGAGTTAATAAGGTAAAGTGGGTAAATGCATAGCACATGAGATACTACCTACATGACACACCAAAGCTAATAAGCTACCAGAGTTAACAGCAAGTCAACTTCTACCTTCATTTACACCTGCATTTCAGGCAAATCTTACAGATTCTTAAtttgaaaagttcatttttttccagatattaATCACTAAACTTTCCATGTagaggtttttaaaaagaaaaagcagtaagTTACCAGACTTCGCCAGTGTCGGTGATCCGGGTGGAGAAAGATTTATGCTAGGCGACAGGTAAAGATAATTTCTGTTCACTCCAGCATTGAAATCGAAGGGTGATTTGTAATCCTCATACAGATCCATGCCAGAAAATTCAGAGTGTGCAGCCACCCTCTTCTTCCACCGAAGCATTCATCTTCGCTTTCTGGGGCAACCCGGACAGCAGGATTCAGAAATCCTCTGTTTCTTCATATGACACTCACTGTACCACCTCACAAAATTCAGCTCTCTTGCACCTCTGTTAGATTTGATAGAGCCGTATAGCAAGTGATTTCTTAGCCATCttgtagctgctgctgtttaCATGGCACAAAGTTAAATTCCTGTAAATTTATAACTGGGGCTGGACTTAAACAGACCGTTCCTTTAACAAACATTCACAGCGCACTATTCATGGCTTCTGGAGGAGACTGGGTCCTCTGCAGAATTGCATCAAGaattttcagtcatttaaataaaaaaaggtcAGCTGACTGCAGCTACACTAGGATATCCTTAATCTTCTAGGACACAAAAGGATTACTAGCCGTAATCTATCCTATATACCATCTGTGTAGGACTTTTTCCTCTGATTAATGGAAAATTCTGTGTGCGTAACTatttctccagctgctcccaccAGTGTAACAACCAGTAGCCAGCACCCAGTCCCTGCTGCCCAGGTATCACACTGTAGTGCAAGCTCAGAATATGACAACGCAACACTCATCTCTGAAGGCTACGCTATAAACACCACCGAGGTTTTTTAGGAAAGTGCTGATGTACATTATGATTTTTGCCCATGAGGCC encodes:
- the TPD52 gene encoding tumor protein D52 isoform X3; translated protein: MEPPRDQGLLRSDSIPEVGEDAAATVGMAETLSEEEQDELRKELAKVEEEIQTLSQVLAAKEKHLAEIKRKLGINSLQELKQNITKSWQDVTSTTAYKKTSETLSQAGQKASAAFSSVGSVITKKFEDVRNSPTFKSFEEKVENLKFKVGGSRHAGGDFGEVLNSAANASATETIAEQTQEETH
- the TPD52 gene encoding tumor protein D52 isoform X1, which gives rise to MLRWKKRVAAHSEFSGMDLYEDYKSPFDFNAGVNRNYLYLSPSINLSPPGSPTLAKSGLLRSDSIPEVGEDAAATVGMAETLSEEEQDELRKELAKVEEEIQTLSQVLAAKEKHLAEIKRKLGINSLQELKQNITKSWQDVTSTTAYKKTSETLSQAGQKASAAFSSVGSVITKKFEDVRLQAFSHSFSIRSIQHSISMPIMRNSPTFKSFEEKVENLKFKVGGSRHAGGDFGEVLNSAANASATETIAEQTQEETH
- the TPD52 gene encoding tumor protein D52 isoform X2, giving the protein MDLYEDYKSPFDFNAGVNRNYLYLSPSINLSPPGSPTLAKSGLLRSDSIPEVGEDAAATVGMAETLSEEEQDELRKELAKVEEEIQTLSQVLAAKEKHLAEIKRKLGINSLQELKQNITKSWQDVTSTTAYKKTSETLSQAGQKASAAFSSVGSVITKKFEDVRNSPTFKSFEEKVENLKFKVGGSRHAGGDFGEVLNSAANASATETIAEQTQEETH